Proteins from one Staphylococcus saprophyticus subsp. saprophyticus ATCC 15305 = NCTC 7292 genomic window:
- a CDS encoding DHA2 family efflux MFS transporter permease subunit — translation MTMTFIIIYVVIALILVGLLNVFLTKRKHNKVNQQVEQTKHESHVSNEIYQSKFKVNDTEDSQESSKESKATNEDDRENKDENDELNTFSTDTNDTEVEQQDDSDHEAINPNSEEAKVNEKLKEKHSTFMFGKGTTQGKVLIAMIFGMFIAILNQTLLNVALPMINTDFNISANTGQWLMTGFMLVNGILIPVSAYLFNKYSYRKLFLVAMTLFTIGSLVCGLSESFTIMMVGRVLQAIGAGILMPLGTNVFMTIFPPERRGAAMGTLGIAMILAPAIGPTLSGYIVENYHWNVMFYGMFIIGLVSLAIAYIWFRVYQVTTNPKADVPGIIFSTIGFGALLYGFSEAGNNSWSSPIVVISLILGVIFIIAFVIRELTMRVPMLSMEVLKYSGFTLTTVINMIVTMSLFGGMILLPLYLQNLRGFTPIQSGLLLLPGALIMGVMGPIAGKLLDTIGIKPLALVGTAIMTYATWELTKLNMNTTYGHLMLIYIIRSFGMSFIMMPIMTAGMNALPQRLIAHGNALSNTLRQLAGSIGTALLVTVMSTQTTQYAAGYAQDLDKTNPFIKDRLQEMAQALGGEQMATSQVLEFVQKLASINGVNSAFLIATALSALAFILSLFLKGKDHYMSKEN, via the coding sequence ATGACAATGACCTTCATTATAATTTACGTAGTCATAGCGCTCATTTTAGTTGGGTTACTTAATGTTTTTCTAACTAAAAGAAAACATAATAAAGTAAATCAACAAGTGGAACAAACAAAGCATGAAAGTCATGTTTCTAATGAAATTTATCAATCTAAATTTAAAGTGAACGATACGGAAGATTCTCAGGAATCATCCAAGGAGTCAAAAGCAACGAACGAAGATGATCGTGAAAATAAAGATGAGAATGATGAATTAAACACATTTTCTACTGATACCAATGATACAGAAGTAGAACAACAAGATGATTCAGATCATGAAGCGATCAATCCTAATTCAGAAGAAGCTAAAGTAAATGAAAAATTAAAAGAAAAGCATAGTACATTTATGTTTGGTAAAGGTACGACCCAAGGCAAAGTATTAATTGCGATGATCTTTGGTATGTTTATAGCTATATTAAACCAAACTTTACTTAATGTAGCGTTACCGATGATAAACACAGATTTCAATATTTCAGCTAATACGGGTCAATGGCTAATGACAGGATTTATGCTAGTAAATGGTATCTTAATTCCAGTCAGCGCCTACTTATTTAATAAATATTCGTATCGTAAGCTATTCTTAGTTGCGATGACATTATTTACGATTGGTTCTTTAGTCTGTGGACTGTCTGAATCATTTACAATCATGATGGTAGGCCGTGTATTACAAGCTATTGGTGCCGGTATATTAATGCCGTTAGGTACAAATGTATTTATGACAATTTTCCCACCTGAAAGACGTGGGGCAGCGATGGGTACGCTTGGTATCGCTATGATTTTAGCACCAGCGATTGGTCCAACATTATCTGGTTATATTGTTGAAAATTATCATTGGAATGTTATGTTCTATGGTATGTTCATCATTGGTTTGGTATCTTTAGCCATTGCTTATATTTGGTTTAGAGTATATCAAGTAACAACAAATCCAAAAGCCGATGTACCAGGAATTATCTTTAGTACGATTGGTTTCGGCGCGTTACTTTACGGATTCAGTGAAGCAGGTAACAATAGTTGGAGTTCACCTATCGTAGTCATTTCCTTAATATTAGGTGTTATCTTTATTATTGCATTTGTCATCAGAGAACTTACAATGCGTGTGCCTATGTTAAGTATGGAAGTATTAAAATACTCAGGATTTACGTTAACAACAGTCATCAATATGATCGTTACAATGAGTTTATTTGGTGGTATGATTCTTTTACCACTTTACTTGCAAAACTTAAGAGGCTTTACCCCAATTCAATCAGGTCTGTTATTACTACCTGGTGCCTTGATTATGGGTGTTATGGGTCCAATTGCTGGTAAATTATTAGACACAATTGGTATCAAACCATTGGCATTAGTAGGTACTGCAATCATGACTTATGCTACTTGGGAATTAACGAAATTAAATATGAATACGACTTATGGTCATTTAATGCTTATTTATATTATTCGTTCTTTTGGTATGAGTTTTATTATGATGCCAATTATGACAGCTGGTATGAATGCATTACCACAGAGATTAATTGCACATGGTAATGCCTTATCAAATACATTAAGACAACTTGCAGGTTCAATTGGTACGGCGTTATTAGTGACAGTGATGTCTACACAAACAACGCAATATGCTGCAGGTTACGCACAAGATTTAGATAAAACGAACCCATTTATTAAAGATCGTTTACAAGAAATGGCGCAAGCGTTAGGCGGCGAACAAATGGCAACTTCACAAGTGCTAGAATTTGTTCAAAAACTAGCTTCTATCAATGGTGTCAATAGTGCATTCTTAATTGCAACAGCGCTAAGTGCACTTGCATTTATTTTAAGTTTATTCTTAAAAGGTAAAGATCACTATATGTCTAAAGAAAATTAA
- the fni gene encoding type 2 isopentenyl-diphosphate Delta-isomerase, with product MSDNKREQRKNEHVEIAMAQGDATISDFDEIRFVHHSIPSVDVDDIDLTSQLKDFTLDQPLYINAMTGGSEWTKQINEKLAVIARETGIAMAVGSTHAALRNSKMASSFSIVRDTNPNGIIFSNVGADVPVDKAVESVKLLDAQALQVHVNAPQELVMPEGNRTFSTWMENLAQIVSRVDVPVIVKEVGFGMSKETIKSLNEIGVRYVDVSGRGGTNFVDIENERRTYKDMDYLGLWGQTTVESLLESASYQQDMDILASGGVRTPLDAVKCLALGASAVGMSRPFLNQVENYGITETLNYTEQFTDHMKKIMTMLDVKTIKDLKQTQMVFSPKLQSWIEQRGLDIR from the coding sequence ATGAGCGATAATAAAAGAGAACAAAGAAAAAATGAACATGTAGAAATTGCGATGGCACAAGGAGATGCCACGATTTCTGATTTTGACGAAATACGATTTGTACATCATTCAATTCCTAGTGTCGATGTCGATGATATTGATTTAACAAGTCAGTTAAAAGACTTCACACTAGATCAACCTTTATATATCAATGCTATGACTGGTGGTAGTGAATGGACGAAGCAAATCAATGAAAAATTGGCTGTAATAGCACGTGAAACTGGTATCGCTATGGCAGTTGGTTCTACACATGCTGCATTAAGAAATAGTAAAATGGCATCATCTTTCAGTATTGTCAGAGATACGAATCCGAATGGTATTATTTTCAGTAATGTTGGTGCAGATGTCCCTGTAGATAAAGCGGTTGAATCTGTAAAATTACTCGATGCTCAAGCACTGCAGGTTCATGTGAACGCTCCACAAGAACTTGTAATGCCAGAAGGTAATAGAACGTTTTCTACTTGGATGGAAAACTTAGCACAAATCGTCTCACGCGTAGACGTGCCAGTGATTGTAAAAGAAGTAGGATTTGGTATGAGTAAGGAAACTATTAAGAGCCTCAATGAAATCGGTGTACGCTACGTCGATGTTAGCGGTAGAGGTGGCACAAATTTCGTGGATATTGAGAATGAAAGACGCACATACAAAGATATGGATTATTTAGGATTATGGGGACAAACAACAGTTGAATCACTGTTAGAAAGTGCTTCATATCAACAAGATATGGATATTTTAGCCAGTGGTGGTGTAAGAACACCTTTAGATGCAGTTAAATGTTTGGCATTGGGTGCAAGCGCAGTCGGGATGTCACGCCCATTTTTAAATCAAGTTGAAAACTATGGTATTACTGAAACACTTAATTATACTGAACAATTTACAGATCATATGAAGAAGATTATGACCATGCTTGATGTCAAAACAATAAAAGATTTAAAACAAACGCAAATGGTATTTAGTCCTAAATTACAGTCATGGATTGAACAAAGAGGTTTAGACATCAGATAA
- a CDS encoding alpha/beta hydrolase fold domain-containing protein codes for MKSRLTTKFVNKYLLPHRSIIFSSDEAFEQFLNDREKINEKKHKQPETLNVKSDLDKQMLGDIQVFRFRFRHSHERKLLYIHGGYNTLQPSAFHWRFMDKLSLSTLSEVVMPIYPKTPEFHIDDTYNAIFEMYNKLLTEVDSDAIVIMGDGTGAALALSFVQQLKEKQRPLPSKLYLFSPLLDAQLDNEGITESLDKKDVIVDKDGVQRILNVWSHNLPLDDARVSPIYGELTDLPPIYMFGGAYEIYLPDMQRFAHILADKSQEIHFYEYKRMIHAFPLLPIRESHKVVKQIVETLKDE; via the coding sequence ATGAAATCAAGACTGACAACTAAATTTGTGAATAAGTACCTCTTACCTCATAGATCTATTATTTTTAGTTCAGATGAAGCTTTTGAGCAATTTTTAAATGATCGCGAGAAAATTAATGAAAAAAAACATAAACAACCTGAAACATTGAATGTTAAATCTGATTTAGATAAACAAATGCTAGGGGATATTCAAGTCTTTAGATTTCGTTTTAGACATAGCCACGAAAGAAAATTACTCTATATACACGGTGGTTATAATACATTGCAGCCATCTGCTTTTCATTGGAGATTTATGGATAAGCTTTCATTAAGTACATTAAGTGAAGTTGTCATGCCAATCTATCCAAAGACACCTGAGTTTCATATAGATGATACTTATAATGCTATATTTGAGATGTACAATAAATTGCTAACTGAAGTGGATAGTGATGCTATTGTCATTATGGGAGATGGCACTGGTGCTGCTTTAGCACTAAGTTTTGTGCAACAACTGAAGGAAAAACAACGCCCTTTACCAAGTAAATTATATTTGTTTTCACCGTTACTAGATGCCCAATTGGATAATGAAGGTATCACGGAATCACTAGATAAAAAAGATGTCATCGTTGATAAAGATGGCGTACAACGCATTTTAAACGTATGGTCTCATAATCTGCCATTAGACGATGCACGTGTGTCACCAATTTATGGAGAACTGACAGATTTGCCACCGATATATATGTTTGGCGGTGCATACGAAATTTACCTCCCAGACATGCAAAGATTTGCACATATTTTAGCAGATAAATCACAAGAAATACATTTTTATGAATATAAAAGAATGATTCATGCTTTCCCCTTATTACCTATAAGAGAGTCTCATAAAGTGGTTAAGCAAATCGTAGAAACGTTAAAAGATGAATGA
- the gltS gene encoding sodium/glutamate symporter, with protein sequence MLELDAITTLALASILYLLGVYIVNHVNILKRLCIPAPVIGGLLFAIVVAILKSASLLTIKLDSEFIQNFFMLAFFTTIGLGASLKLLKLGGKILIFYFIFCGILAICQNLISVSLAKVLNISPLLGLTAGSMSMEGGHGNAAAYGQTLQGIGVDSALTAALAAATLGLVAGGLIGGPVVKFLINKYNLKPEQAEETTQDYSESDRNEYLHNRMAPTTVFLLQFTIVAICMAIGSYLGNTFTDLTGINIPIYVGAMFVAVIIRNISEYNNLKIIDMKIIDRISDVSLSLFLSIALMSIQLTEIYQLAIPLIIIVLVQVLFIILFSVIVLFRGLGKNYDAAVMVGGFIGHGLGATPNAMANLDVITKKYGASPKAYLVVPIVGAFLIDLLGVPIVTIFINAFK encoded by the coding sequence ATGCTAGAGTTAGATGCAATTACCACTTTAGCACTTGCAAGTATTTTATACTTACTTGGTGTATACATCGTCAATCATGTAAATATTTTGAAAAGATTATGTATACCAGCGCCGGTAATCGGAGGACTATTATTTGCAATTGTTGTCGCAATTTTGAAGTCAGCAAGTTTGTTAACAATCAAATTAGATTCAGAATTTATACAGAATTTCTTTATGCTCGCATTTTTCACAACGATTGGCTTAGGCGCTTCGCTTAAACTACTAAAATTGGGTGGTAAAATACTTATATTTTACTTTATCTTCTGTGGCATATTAGCAATTTGTCAGAATTTAATAAGTGTTTCGTTAGCAAAAGTACTCAATATTTCGCCATTACTTGGCTTAACTGCGGGTTCTATGTCAATGGAAGGCGGTCATGGCAATGCAGCTGCATATGGACAAACGTTACAAGGCATAGGTGTCGATTCAGCATTAACGGCAGCATTAGCCGCAGCAACACTGGGTCTTGTCGCAGGTGGGTTAATTGGTGGCCCTGTAGTGAAATTTTTAATTAATAAATATAACTTAAAGCCTGAACAAGCAGAAGAAACTACGCAAGATTATTCTGAAAGTGATAGAAACGAATACTTACACAATCGAATGGCGCCTACTACCGTATTTTTACTACAATTTACAATTGTAGCTATTTGTATGGCCATTGGATCCTATTTAGGAAACACATTTACCGATTTAACAGGTATCAATATCCCTATTTATGTTGGTGCAATGTTTGTCGCTGTCATAATCAGAAATATCTCAGAATACAATAATCTAAAAATAATTGATATGAAAATCATTGATCGTATCAGTGATGTATCACTTAGCCTATTCTTATCCATTGCTTTAATGAGTATTCAACTTACTGAAATATATCAATTAGCAATACCGTTAATCATCATCGTACTAGTTCAAGTTTTATTTATTATTCTGTTCTCGGTCATCGTATTATTCCGTGGCTTAGGCAAGAATTACGATGCTGCAGTTATGGTAGGCGGTTTTATTGGTCATGGTTTAGGTGCAACTCCAAATGCTATGGCAAACTTAGATGTTATCACTAAAAAATATGGCGCATCTCCTAAAGCATATCTCGTAGTACCAATTGTCGGCGCATTCTTAATTGACCTACTTGGTGTACCAATAGTGACTATATTTATCAATGCCTTTAAATAG
- a CDS encoding HlyD family secretion protein, whose translation MKKMVLINIVTIVVLVIIGVVGFHFYNQATGFVSTDNAKVDGEQIKISAPASGEIKSFDVKNNEKLNKGDKVAEIAAKGEDGQSQNMDVKMPQDGTIVKTDGMEGSMAQAGTPIAYAYNLDDSYITANVDEKDIADVEEGKDVNVKLDGEDAELKGKVEEVGKATASSFSMMPSSNTDGNYTKVSQVVPVKISLDSKPSKNVVPGMNAEVKIHKN comes from the coding sequence ATGAAAAAAATGGTATTAATCAACATCGTTACCATTGTAGTTCTTGTGATTATAGGAGTAGTCGGTTTCCATTTTTATAATCAAGCTACAGGATTTGTAAGTACTGATAATGCGAAAGTAGATGGAGAACAAATTAAAATATCTGCACCAGCATCAGGTGAAATCAAATCATTCGATGTAAAAAACAATGAAAAATTAAATAAAGGTGATAAAGTTGCAGAAATTGCAGCTAAAGGTGAAGATGGCCAATCACAAAACATGGACGTTAAAATGCCACAAGATGGTACAATCGTAAAAACAGATGGTATGGAAGGTTCAATGGCGCAAGCAGGGACTCCAATTGCTTATGCTTATAATTTAGATGATTCTTACATTACTGCAAATGTTGATGAAAAAGATATTGCAGATGTTGAAGAAGGCAAAGATGTAAATGTAAAACTTGACGGCGAAGACGCTGAACTTAAAGGTAAAGTAGAAGAAGTTGGTAAAGCTACAGCTTCAAGTTTCTCAATGATGCCTTCATCAAACACTGATGGTAATTATACAAAAGTATCTCAAGTTGTACCTGTGAAAATTTCACTCGATTCAAAACCATCTAAAAATGTTGTTCCAGGAATGAACGCTGAAGTTAAAATTCATAAAAATTAA
- a CDS encoding TetR/AcrR family transcriptional regulator, with protein sequence MKQKAKEKIIRNMITLLEEHPFEDITIKMICAYSGINRTTFYDYFVDKYNLLSTIQTYHLQKYKKLLNALYFSFDKNEINHFKLYQFFKVILTYIKRHYGFFHAIFVSHPNRDLFTDYVKITKETYTNMLVDYTTVLKKKQFVTYAIGGQIGIIYFWIREECIETPDELAQILLANAIKLRR encoded by the coding sequence ATGAAACAGAAAGCTAAAGAAAAAATTATTCGAAATATGATTACTTTGCTAGAAGAACATCCTTTTGAAGACATTACTATTAAAATGATCTGTGCTTATAGTGGCATTAATCGAACGACCTTCTACGATTACTTTGTAGATAAGTATAATCTTTTATCTACGATTCAAACATATCATCTTCAAAAATATAAAAAATTATTAAATGCACTATACTTCAGTTTCGATAAAAATGAAATTAATCATTTTAAACTCTATCAATTTTTCAAAGTCATATTAACTTATATTAAACGTCACTATGGATTTTTCCATGCCATATTTGTCTCACACCCTAATCGAGATTTATTTACGGATTATGTAAAAATCACTAAAGAGACGTATACGAATATGCTTGTCGATTACACGACAGTATTGAAGAAAAAACAATTTGTCACGTATGCTATTGGCGGACAAATTGGTATTATATACTTTTGGATACGTGAAGAGTGTATCGAAACACCTGATGAACTGGCACAAATTTTACTAGCAAACGCTATAAAACTTAGACGCTAA
- a CDS encoding multidrug effflux MFS transporter: MTNKQTQHKQSLLFVIILGALTAIGALSIDMFLPGLPQIQSDFSTTTSNSQLTLSLFMIGLALGNLFVGPISDAIGRKTPLVVAMSLFTLASIGIIFVDNIWLMIALRFVQGFCGGAGAVISRAISSDLYSGKQLTKFLALLMLVNGVAPVIAPALGGVILSFATWRMVFVILTLFGVSMVIGSLFKVPESLELEERDSPHLGSIFKNFKQLLITPRFVLPMLIQGVTFIMLFSYISASPFITQSIYQMSAQQFSIMFAVIGISLIISSQLTGKMVDYIDRLTLLRILTIIQIIGVAVVSMTLVMHLSMWLLFIGFVILVAPVTGVATLGFSIAMDERTGGNGSASSLLGLVQSLLGGLVSPLVGMMGEDSYIPYITIIMIAGILLIILQCINYFVFKYVPSKNSIE; encoded by the coding sequence ATGACTAATAAACAAACGCAGCACAAACAATCATTACTGTTTGTCATTATTTTAGGGGCTTTAACAGCAATCGGCGCTTTATCTATTGATATGTTCTTGCCTGGCTTACCTCAAATACAATCAGATTTTAGTACAACAACTTCAAATTCACAATTAACATTATCTCTATTTATGATTGGTCTCGCTTTAGGTAATTTATTTGTTGGTCCAATCTCTGATGCGATAGGTAGAAAAACGCCACTTGTTGTAGCCATGTCATTATTTACATTGGCAAGTATAGGTATTATTTTCGTCGATAATATTTGGCTCATGATTGCTCTAAGATTTGTTCAAGGTTTCTGTGGCGGTGCAGGTGCAGTCATATCACGCGCGATATCTAGTGATTTATATAGTGGAAAGCAATTAACAAAATTCTTAGCTTTACTTATGCTAGTGAATGGTGTGGCGCCGGTCATAGCACCTGCTCTAGGTGGCGTTATATTATCGTTCGCTACTTGGCGTATGGTCTTTGTTATTTTAACGTTGTTCGGTGTTTCAATGGTCATTGGCTCACTATTTAAAGTACCAGAATCTTTGGAATTAGAAGAACGAGACAGTCCACATCTTGGTAGTATATTTAAAAATTTCAAGCAATTATTAATTACACCTAGATTTGTATTACCGATGTTGATTCAAGGTGTAACATTTATTATGTTGTTTAGTTACATATCTGCTTCGCCATTTATTACGCAAAGTATTTATCAAATGTCGGCGCAACAATTTAGTATTATGTTTGCAGTCATAGGTATCAGTTTGATTATTTCTAGCCAATTGACTGGTAAAATGGTTGATTATATAGATCGACTAACTTTGTTAAGAATTTTAACCATAATACAAATTATTGGTGTAGCAGTCGTATCGATGACGCTAGTCATGCATTTATCAATGTGGTTGTTATTTATTGGTTTTGTTATTCTCGTAGCACCAGTTACTGGTGTGGCGACATTAGGCTTTTCAATTGCAATGGATGAACGCACTGGTGGTAACGGCAGTGCATCTAGTTTATTAGGATTAGTTCAATCCTTATTAGGTGGACTTGTTTCGCCTTTAGTCGGCATGATGGGTGAAGACAGTTATATACCATATATTACGATTATTATGATAGCTGGTATTTTGCTCATTATTTTGCAATGTATCAATTATTTTGTGTTTAAGTATGTACCATCTAAAAATAGTATTGAATAA
- a CDS encoding TcaA NTF2-like domain-containing protein: MRKCPKCGGNMRDKQSKCGHCGYEVTDNHSEQLTRSLKDNKKSANIKARKIIPWGIAFFIIILLIIIFFLLKNFNSPEAQSELLINAVDNNDTQKLSTILSTQNNSVDETEATAYIKYIKNEVGMDNFVKDVNQKIKKLNESETKEADFVTAKNGENVLRVSKNGRRYLIFDNMSFTAPTKEAIVKPKYDATYKFKSDDKQKTVTAEKNKTTAIGKFIPGDYLLETKKETANGQFDGQLKFNFNNSNNETIDVSEDFNEAYIQVELSGASEIDKDTVKVKINDKTYDYAKAKEIGPYPKTNDITVSAEGEAKKKTFKSAETTVKTDNLKDKTKVTLNFDDDEIQSYVDKKEKEENSFRNKVTNFFGNFTTAMNSAHSQSDFSLVSSYLKKNTDNYKSTKSDVNSNRLFFIQQPQITEIIKQGNTFYVTGQALKENGQYGEVDYQLQGDGDADNLKVVKYSE, from the coding sequence ATGCGAAAATGTCCTAAATGTGGGGGGAATATGAGAGATAAACAAAGTAAGTGTGGCCATTGTGGTTATGAAGTCACTGACAATCACTCAGAACAACTCACGCGTTCATTAAAAGATAATAAAAAAAGCGCAAATATAAAAGCACGTAAAATTATCCCCTGGGGAATTGCATTCTTTATCATTATCTTACTTATTATTATTTTCTTCTTATTAAAAAACTTCAATTCGCCTGAAGCACAATCAGAGTTGCTTATAAATGCAGTCGATAATAATGATACACAAAAGCTTTCTACAATCCTAAGTACACAAAACAATAGTGTGGATGAGACAGAAGCAACCGCTTATATTAAATATATAAAAAATGAGGTTGGGATGGACAACTTTGTAAAAGATGTGAATCAAAAAATCAAGAAGTTAAATGAGAGCGAGACCAAAGAAGCGGATTTTGTCACTGCTAAAAATGGAGAAAATGTATTGAGAGTTAGTAAAAATGGAAGACGTTATTTAATTTTTGATAACATGAGTTTTACGGCTCCTACTAAAGAAGCTATCGTCAAACCTAAATATGATGCGACATATAAATTTAAATCTGATGATAAACAAAAAACAGTCACTGCTGAAAAAAATAAAACGACAGCAATAGGTAAATTTATTCCAGGTGATTACTTACTAGAAACTAAAAAAGAAACGGCTAATGGCCAATTTGATGGTCAGTTAAAGTTTAATTTTAATAATAGTAATAATGAAACGATAGATGTCAGCGAAGATTTTAACGAGGCATATATTCAAGTTGAATTAAGTGGCGCATCAGAAATAGATAAAGACACTGTAAAAGTAAAAATCAACGATAAAACTTACGATTATGCTAAAGCAAAAGAGATTGGTCCATATCCAAAAACAAATGATATTACTGTTTCTGCTGAAGGCGAAGCTAAGAAGAAAACATTTAAGTCAGCTGAAACGACAGTGAAAACAGATAATCTAAAAGATAAAACAAAAGTAACATTAAATTTTGATGATGATGAAATACAATCCTATGTAGATAAAAAAGAAAAAGAAGAGAATAGCTTTAGAAATAAGGTGACTAATTTTTTCGGTAATTTCACTACAGCGATGAATAGTGCACATAGTCAAAGTGATTTTTCTTTAGTATCATCTTATTTGAAGAAAAACACAGATAACTATAAGTCGACTAAAAGTGATGTGAATTCAAACCGTTTATTCTTTATACAACAACCACAAATAACAGAAATCATTAAACAAGGTAATACATTTTATGTAACTGGACAAGCTTTGAAAGAGAATGGTCAATATGGAGAAGTTGACTATCAATTACAAGGTGATGGAGATGCAGATAATTTAAAAGTAGTTAAATATTCAGAGTAA
- the corA gene encoding magnesium/cobalt transporter CorA, producing the protein MSITIKYQTSEQPFVQVAHYNEIPKEATLIWYDFNDPTEIENEVLQSQFKFNKLEIEDTIKGTPRAKYKAYETYQYLVFHSMDTPFNRDKALNLFIKDNILITYHHKPFSILEDVEQMIKHQFNKDLDTSDVALYILDKLVDDYFKHIYDIEDKVFEFEDQNLNSQSIKGIMEDVFKIRGDIIKLKRIIYPMNELIDNIKESKLLLVDSKNHMYIQHIEDHIIKQQSILKTAQEVTTEIRDNYSSYTSFKMNSVMQILTLVSVIFLPLTLITGIYGMNFINMPELKWHYGYYIVLGIMLAISAGCIYYFKKEKWF; encoded by the coding sequence ATGAGTATAACGATTAAATATCAAACTTCTGAACAACCTTTCGTTCAGGTAGCTCACTATAATGAAATACCAAAAGAAGCTACGCTGATTTGGTATGATTTTAATGACCCAACGGAAATTGAAAACGAAGTATTACAATCACAATTTAAATTTAATAAACTTGAAATTGAAGATACGATAAAAGGGACACCGAGAGCAAAATATAAGGCCTATGAAACATATCAATATCTCGTCTTTCATAGTATGGATACCCCTTTTAATAGGGATAAAGCGTTAAATTTGTTTATCAAAGATAATATTTTGATTACATACCATCACAAACCATTTTCAATATTAGAAGATGTAGAACAAATGATTAAACATCAATTTAATAAAGATTTAGATACGTCTGATGTGGCACTGTATATTTTAGATAAATTGGTAGATGATTATTTTAAACACATTTATGACATCGAAGATAAAGTGTTTGAATTCGAAGACCAAAATTTAAACAGTCAATCCATTAAAGGTATCATGGAAGATGTATTTAAAATTCGTGGTGACATTATTAAATTGAAACGCATTATATACCCTATGAACGAATTAATAGATAATATTAAAGAAAGTAAGCTATTACTTGTAGATAGTAAAAATCATATGTATATTCAACATATAGAGGATCATATTATTAAACAACAAAGTATTTTAAAAACTGCACAAGAAGTGACAACTGAAATAAGAGATAATTATTCGTCCTATACCTCATTTAAAATGAATAGTGTGATGCAAATACTGACCCTAGTATCTGTGATATTCTTACCATTAACGTTAATTACAGGTATATATGGCATGAACTTTATCAATATGCCTGAGTTAAAGTGGCATTATGGTTACTATATTGTATTAGGTATTATGTTGGCGATCAGTGCAGGATGTATTTATTATTTTAAAAAAGAAAAATGGTTTTAG
- a CDS encoding thioesterase family protein, which produces MKNPFTVIQQVNEDMIDHNGHMHDAHYNMVFSDAINQFNYQHGLSLEEREALNYTLFTVEEHTAYLSELKKNERYHITIYLYDYNEKSVHFFSIMTNEHGSKVATNEALMLGINRATNKTAPFPEQFAQAIINYYDNQQLIEWPKQLGHRIRISRKGV; this is translated from the coding sequence ATGAAAAATCCTTTCACAGTGATTCAGCAAGTGAACGAAGATATGATTGATCACAATGGTCACATGCATGATGCTCATTATAATATGGTCTTTAGCGATGCCATTAACCAATTCAATTATCAACACGGATTATCCTTGGAAGAGCGTGAAGCCTTAAACTATACACTATTTACAGTTGAAGAACACACGGCCTACCTTTCTGAATTAAAGAAAAACGAACGCTATCACATTACCATCTATTTATATGATTATAATGAAAAAAGCGTCCATTTCTTTTCCATAATGACAAATGAACATGGTTCAAAAGTTGCTACGAATGAAGCACTCATGTTAGGTATTAATCGTGCAACTAATAAAACTGCACCTTTCCCAGAACAATTTGCACAAGCAATTATCAATTATTATGATAATCAACAATTAATTGAATGGCCAAAACAATTAGGCCATCGTATTCGGATTTCAAGAAAAGGAGTTTAG